In Eupeodes corollae chromosome 3, idEupCoro1.1, whole genome shotgun sequence, a single genomic region encodes these proteins:
- the LOC129949742 gene encoding actin-binding protein WASF3 isoform X2, with protein sequence MPLPKRSIDPVHVARSVYQQEELQTTELETVTNTTLTNIIRQLSSLSKHAEDIFGELARDVGNIGDRANSLQARIDRLAIKVTQLDSNVEEVPLTDIQRKKAFKSAKVFDQQIFSRNTMPTPMLETYSQCDKPPPLDKLNVYRDDGKDGLKFYTDPNYFFELWRQEMLKDTERVMHDKGRKMHRPRQEGGSGSGGGGARGHKKRVRIPHNTREKQRQLVIGHGETLMPNNVIYRTPNSVITDESGMGIYESRPARPNSIELRRSYPTDTVDMYDPLTPHSAASAMMNNGNGMNAQNQQHQIQQQMQQYDEGAYSSQTLYGQANQSSMSSEVIYAAGTPSRTKPRPSQPPPAPPSNGSGTGTPNTSNANTPTRGRSMSTSRDALPPPPPIPDGMTSPTLGTLNGSNVAVKLLGRTNSTSRVSSPQLAPSSSVQDANALVMAQLSNQINSFNNNGIINSQNDLPPPPPIPDQNLPKLLQPAPPPPPPPPPVEAQTPHQILKPIANGDIPTAIKSSCHIVGAKKLLPPYHDTRNDLMKAIRDGITLRKVEKSEQKEIERNTALHDVASILARRVAIELSESEDSESEDDSEGWVEPNETSA encoded by the exons atgccgCTTCCAAAACGTTCTATTGACCCGGTTCATGTAGCTCGTTCTGTCTATCAACAAGAAGAGCTTCAAACGACAGAACTCGAAACAGTTACAAATACTACACTCACGAACATAATTCGACAACTGTCATCACTTTCCAAACATGCTGAAGACATATTTGGGGAGCTTGCTCGTGACGTTGGTAATATCGGAGATCGAGCAAACTCCCTTCAAGCTAGAATAGATAGACTAGCGATCAAAGTAACCCAATTGGACAGCAATGTCGAAGAAGTCCCTTTAACTGATATTCAACGCAAGAAAGCATTTAAATCAGCTAAAGTATTTGATCAGCAAATATTTTCAAGGAACACAATGCCAACTCCAATGTTAGAAACTTACTCACAATGTGATAAGCCACCACCTTTAGACAAGCTGAATGTGTACAGAGACGATGGAAAGGATGGCCTGAAGTTCTACACAGATCCGAATTACTTCTTCGAATTGTGGCGGCAAGAAATGCTCAAAGACACCGAACGAGTAATGCATGACAAGGGCAGAAAAATGCATCGACCTCGCCAGGAGGGTGGCAGTGGAAGTGGTGGCGGTGGAGCCCGGGGTCATAAGAAGAGGGTTCGCATTCCACACAATACGCGCGAGAAGCAACGGCAATTAGTAATTGGACATGGAGAAACTCTTATGCCGAATAATGTAATATATAGGACACCAAATTCAGTTATAACTGATGAATCAG gCATGGGGATTTATGAATCTAGACCGGCTCGtccaaattcaattgaattgcGGCGCAGTTATCCTACAGACACCGTTGACATGTACGATCCATTAACACCACACTCTGCAGCATCGGCAATGATGAACAATGGAAACGGAATGAATGCTCAAAATCAACAACACCAAATACAACAGCAAATGCAGCAGTATGATGAAGGTGCTTATAGTTCCCAGACCCTATATGGGCAAGCAAATCAAAGTTCTATGTCATCAGAAGTCATTTACGCCGCTGGAACACCATCTCGAACGAAACCTCGCCCATCGCAACCACCACCAGCACCACCCTCTAACGGAAGTGGCACTGGTACACCGAATACATCGAATGCCAACACTCCAACACGTGGAAGGAGTATGTCAACTAGCCGAGATGCtctaccaccaccaccaccaattCCAGATGGTATGACATCTCCCACACTGGGTACACTTAATGGCAGTAATGTTGCGGTCAAATTATTGGGTCGTACCAATAGCACTTCGAGAGTAAGCTCTCCCCAATTGGCGCCTAGTAGTAGTGTTCAAGATGCTAATGCATTGGTGATGGCCCAATTGAGCAACCAGATTAACAGTTTCAATAATAACGGAATTATAAATTCACAAAATGATCTACCACCACCTCCGCCAATTCCAGATCag aaTCTACCAAAACTGTTACAACCAGCTCCGCCACCACCGCCTCCTCCACCACCAGTTGAGGCTCAGACACctcatcaaattttgaaaccAATTGCTAATGGTGACATTCCAACAGCCATAAAGAGCTCTTGTCACATTGTTGGGGCTAAGAAGCTACTTCCACCATATCATGATACGAGAAACGATTTGATGAAAGCTATTCGAGatg GTATTACTTTACGAAAGGTTGAGAAAtcagaacaaaaagaaatcgaACGCAATACAGCATTACACGATGTAGCATCGATTCTTGCCAGACGAGTTGCAATTGAATTATCTGAATCCGAAGATTCTGAAAGCGAAGACGACAGCGAAGGTTGGGTTGAGCCCAATGAGACATCCGCCTAA
- the LOC129949742 gene encoding actin-binding protein WASF3 isoform X1, with translation MPLPKRSIDPVHVARSVYQQEELQTTELETVTNTTLTNIIRQLSSLSKHAEDIFGELARDVGNIGDRANSLQARIDRLAIKVTQLDSNVEEVPLTDIQRKKAFKSAKVFDQQIFSRNTMPTPMLETYSQCDKPPPLDKLNVYRDDGKDGLKFYTDPNYFFELWRQEMLKDTERVMHDKGRKMHRPRQEGGSGSGGGGARGHKKRVRIPHNTREKQRQLVIGHGETLMPNNVIYRTPNSVITDESGYSSMGIYESRPARPNSIELRRSYPTDTVDMYDPLTPHSAASAMMNNGNGMNAQNQQHQIQQQMQQYDEGAYSSQTLYGQANQSSMSSEVIYAAGTPSRTKPRPSQPPPAPPSNGSGTGTPNTSNANTPTRGRSMSTSRDALPPPPPIPDGMTSPTLGTLNGSNVAVKLLGRTNSTSRVSSPQLAPSSSVQDANALVMAQLSNQINSFNNNGIINSQNDLPPPPPIPDQNLPKLLQPAPPPPPPPPPVEAQTPHQILKPIANGDIPTAIKSSCHIVGAKKLLPPYHDTRNDLMKAIRDGITLRKVEKSEQKEIERNTALHDVASILARRVAIELSESEDSESEDDSEGWVEPNETSA, from the exons atgccgCTTCCAAAACGTTCTATTGACCCGGTTCATGTAGCTCGTTCTGTCTATCAACAAGAAGAGCTTCAAACGACAGAACTCGAAACAGTTACAAATACTACACTCACGAACATAATTCGACAACTGTCATCACTTTCCAAACATGCTGAAGACATATTTGGGGAGCTTGCTCGTGACGTTGGTAATATCGGAGATCGAGCAAACTCCCTTCAAGCTAGAATAGATAGACTAGCGATCAAAGTAACCCAATTGGACAGCAATGTCGAAGAAGTCCCTTTAACTGATATTCAACGCAAGAAAGCATTTAAATCAGCTAAAGTATTTGATCAGCAAATATTTTCAAGGAACACAATGCCAACTCCAATGTTAGAAACTTACTCACAATGTGATAAGCCACCACCTTTAGACAAGCTGAATGTGTACAGAGACGATGGAAAGGATGGCCTGAAGTTCTACACAGATCCGAATTACTTCTTCGAATTGTGGCGGCAAGAAATGCTCAAAGACACCGAACGAGTAATGCATGACAAGGGCAGAAAAATGCATCGACCTCGCCAGGAGGGTGGCAGTGGAAGTGGTGGCGGTGGAGCCCGGGGTCATAAGAAGAGGGTTCGCATTCCACACAATACGCGCGAGAAGCAACGGCAATTAGTAATTGGACATGGAGAAACTCTTATGCCGAATAATGTAATATATAGGACACCAAATTCAGTTATAACTGATGAATCAGGTTATAGCA gCATGGGGATTTATGAATCTAGACCGGCTCGtccaaattcaattgaattgcGGCGCAGTTATCCTACAGACACCGTTGACATGTACGATCCATTAACACCACACTCTGCAGCATCGGCAATGATGAACAATGGAAACGGAATGAATGCTCAAAATCAACAACACCAAATACAACAGCAAATGCAGCAGTATGATGAAGGTGCTTATAGTTCCCAGACCCTATATGGGCAAGCAAATCAAAGTTCTATGTCATCAGAAGTCATTTACGCCGCTGGAACACCATCTCGAACGAAACCTCGCCCATCGCAACCACCACCAGCACCACCCTCTAACGGAAGTGGCACTGGTACACCGAATACATCGAATGCCAACACTCCAACACGTGGAAGGAGTATGTCAACTAGCCGAGATGCtctaccaccaccaccaccaattCCAGATGGTATGACATCTCCCACACTGGGTACACTTAATGGCAGTAATGTTGCGGTCAAATTATTGGGTCGTACCAATAGCACTTCGAGAGTAAGCTCTCCCCAATTGGCGCCTAGTAGTAGTGTTCAAGATGCTAATGCATTGGTGATGGCCCAATTGAGCAACCAGATTAACAGTTTCAATAATAACGGAATTATAAATTCACAAAATGATCTACCACCACCTCCGCCAATTCCAGATCag aaTCTACCAAAACTGTTACAACCAGCTCCGCCACCACCGCCTCCTCCACCACCAGTTGAGGCTCAGACACctcatcaaattttgaaaccAATTGCTAATGGTGACATTCCAACAGCCATAAAGAGCTCTTGTCACATTGTTGGGGCTAAGAAGCTACTTCCACCATATCATGATACGAGAAACGATTTGATGAAAGCTATTCGAGatg GTATTACTTTACGAAAGGTTGAGAAAtcagaacaaaaagaaatcgaACGCAATACAGCATTACACGATGTAGCATCGATTCTTGCCAGACGAGTTGCAATTGAATTATCTGAATCCGAAGATTCTGAAAGCGAAGACGACAGCGAAGGTTGGGTTGAGCCCAATGAGACATCCGCCTAA